In a genomic window of Lathamus discolor isolate bLatDis1 chromosome 4, bLatDis1.hap1, whole genome shotgun sequence:
- the AKAP11 gene encoding A-kinase anchor protein 11, whose amino-acid sequence MDLYARAQGNRMKPGMSVKKSFGEAVLHSMKSLLHSRKALCNVSSEECLNREEQENFIEITFIGFAEEMGTAHLQELAAVSVELPDVLKSLQLYKLKENEVIFLKDVKKTLAKPYVMKHQNQLPEVFCMMRLSPSFPRIKVDYIFTLLSKYTTGIRYAVEINSSQNQQTETSHGEDDDTNQSVSSIEDDFVTAFEHLDEDEPSKTQSAGTCNFTSQNHRDAASQTIPAQCLEAVDSKSLVGSARRKSSARSSALIDILGLKERSSVKNSVTTSISDPWIQRSFYKPYNPSDQGVNFFCKTLFSSSPAESSESDCSSPSPIIFLDEEGYQKSLKAKLQLPKIPVVKDGIEDSDSEVSEFFDSFDQFDELEQALENSCKVIRDPILGNPSQKRRTAHEQLSSASISMNPQKFKFDRPTLPANVKKPTPRKPESPYSSVFDVPDSPRPVKTSGEENGGLFSPIRSSAFSPLGSCGSSECLCRINLGGDGTEQNDHDAVYNSYSAYADTVSCEILGSVFHSESSSEQVCAGNDSKHKGIALKDKKGQAADLQMKISKESDKQTKSKHKSLMIRDSIQKFAAELVEKSFGSAFKDLQKGVSSCTNALCHLAARLTSSVFQMAFYEIGRRRAISLKERAINGIANFLVSEAITGALKELRHVKKQIFTNTVARFAADLAEELVFEGIMEVCQFSYPSTPTAAQPSSFDYEDKVVRSYAKDLSESVIQEAFIELSQVDVTFTTQAAISVSMDNIKYVSAESMLESTQTSTVLPNFNDQVALKPIQDSKKEYTVQQALFCTSGVVSSIPVPLAGRALCQNQVSSDAYKAKASSGLDSDDSMKICKDSTHPFFTSRKREDEVTSFRNIYLTSDHSQSTESTPPLLYNQNDTKQTNNRSGMNSNAELTSGSKGINTFSGTMVDMIVNEAYEAITSSRVTKAVEEYTDFFTRKIDKKPYVQCVGEDLPKNMFADHLAKYVIKQSLGESKTVLCNTSGNLACNVSSQTYADISRKEQCVIKKQEAEKKSDVSMIVEQQQMPLNNPCKFLVTPADSIQCFSESKDSRQEQKGHRFSSKSPPSCSAVTFARHVLENFTDTGNCSVTCLNKPSKPHDTQKPSSGSLTYRQADCFLHANSFSSVMLGSEDALQMEDKSGLKDGNTSVMPDTPPPTPLVPCQDSSERNLRKLSKKLKGELAKEFAPATPPSTPYNPSIAGLSETEHDSLENEEFMLKLMRSLSEKVESSEDEDHSEMPVEKEECSEKTIQYADCLASHIISIATEMAASHLDGKTNGRETGRQVQLGEQNKRCGFTAFTNLPEETCNSLWNYAGDMAGKVINEAKEIVKSRHCKLWRLKRVNCQVDCLYLRKGDKECGVREQRSPVQDQWLGERDSSVLPLPQGSGMAGLTSKYPSCESVTDEYADHIIRVLKREGGNVELLMDQYASRLVYRSIKSGLQQAARKNKLRYNRKTFPGPNTQVNGKLELIKVVNKDAVHQTKSNFHRCEDQTCERGIGTQRTECAELLQFSESLARSITWDVRKKLKISETCLPKSLTDSCLYKRTEFDEVTGDLIKTRFSRTFLPFSPDHKLYHSTGSLNENCYSEGIIQAIEQYAKKVADDTLEMGLESAVTHVAENRKNGDRLWYAERLSPFSGTVYRCCSMKEHRYCTESTPHHLAVQESSIPVRHFLHSGLGGACQKSRLFPLDIPKIHVDVEQKTVFSDKGATAAIEKAEGELSYTSLTADSGIGQDGVSFAESLTTEIMTSAMTNIGQAVNISSAGREGFHSVESIVSQQMSLSIGDDSTGSWSNLSFEDEHPDESSSFLHLSDSNGNSSSWSSLGLEGDMYEENLSFPTSDSDGTEDKDEDSKDAVEGLEQIRKTLAIANIDLEPNLVDTQLRAALQWLAASETEVSNLHFHDTATREFAFLSRRLRERDWKVGDLLQAVLKYCEMIEKASDGEQAPNKSLVGWLLENI is encoded by the exons aGTTTCGGTGAAGCTGTACTGCACTCTATGAAGtcactgctgcacagcagaaaagCGTTATGCAATGTATCATCAGAAGAATGTCTAAATCgggaagaacaagaaaatttTATTGAG attacATTTATAGGCTTTGCTGAAGAGATGGGTACTGCTCATTTGCAG GAATTAGCAGCTGTTTCTGTAGAGCTTCCAGATGTTCTGAAGTCGCTCCAGTTgtacaaattaaaagaaaatgaggttATATTTCTTAAAGACGTAAAGAAAACATTGGCAAAACCTTATGTCATGAAGCATCAG aaTCAGCTTCCTGAAGTGTTCTGTATGATGAGACTGTCTCCTTCGTTCCCAAGGATCAAAGTTGATTATATATTTACCTTGCTGAGCAAGTATACCACAGGCATAAGATATGCAGTGGAAATAAACTCATCGCAAAACCAGCAAACGGAGACATCCCATGGAGAAGATGATGACACTAATCAGTCAGTTTCTTCAATTGAGGATGATTTTGTCACTGCTTTTGAACACTTAGATGAAGATGAGCCTTCAAAGACACAAAGTGCTG GTACATGCAACTTTACTTCTCAAAACCATCGAGATGCTGCTTCACAGACCATTCCTGCTCAGTGTTTGGAAGCTGTTGACTCAAAGAGCCTTGTGGGTTCTGCACGTCGAAAGTCATCTGCCAGATCTTCTGCTTTGATTGATATTTTGGGACTTAAGGAACGGTCCTCAGTAAAAAATTCAGTTACAACCTCAATTTCTGATCCTTGGATACAAAGAAGTTTCTATAAGCCATATAATCCTTCAGATCAAGGAGttaattttttctgtaaaacattgttttcttcctctccagctgAATCCTCTGAGTCAGATTGCTCCAGCCCAAGCCCCATCATCTTCTTAGATGAAGAAGGGTATCAAAAAAGCTTGAAGGCAAAACTCCAACTGCCAAAAATTCCAGTAGTGAAAGATGGTATAGAGGATTCAGACTCAGAAGTAAGTGAATTTTTTGATAGTTTTGATCAGTTTGATGAGCTGGAACAAGCCTTGGAAAACTCGTGTAAAGTCATTAGGGATCCCATCCTAGGGAATCCCTCCCAGAAAAGGAGGACTGCACATGAGCAATTGTCTTCCGCAAGCATTTCAATGAATCCTCAGAAATTCAAGTTTGATCGTCCCACTCTCCCAGCCAATGTAAAGAAACCAACTCCTCGTAAACCAGAATCACCCTATAGCAGCGTATTTGATGTCCCGGATTCCCCTCGCCCAGTTAAAACATCAGGAGAAGAGAATGGAGGCTTGTTCAGCCCTATTAGATCGTCAGCTTTCAGTCCATTAGGGAGCTGTGGGTCTTCAGAATGTTTATGTCGAATTAATCTTGGTGGAGATGGGACAGAGCAAAATGACCATGATGCAGTTTATAACAGTTATTCGGCATATGCTGATACTGTTTCATGTGAAATACTGGGTTCTGTTTTTCATTCCGAGTCCTCATCAGAACAAGTATGTGCAGGAAATGATTCGAAACACAAAGGGATTGCTTTGAAAGATAAAAAAGGCCAAGCTGCTGATCTCCAAATGAAAATTAGTAAGGAGTcagataaacaaacaaaatctaaaCATAAATCATTGATGATTAGAGATAGCATTCAAAAATTTGCAGCTGAATTAGTTGAAAAAAGTTTTGGCAGTGCATTTAAAGACCTGCAAAAAGGTGTTTCTTCGTGCACCAATGCACTTTGTCATTTGGCTGCTAGGTTGACTTCTTCAGTCTTTCAGATGGCTTTTTATGAGATTGGAAGGCGTCGGGCAATCTCCCTGAAGGAGCGAGCCATTAATGGCATAGCAAACTTTTTGGTGAGCGAAGCTATAACTGGTGCTTTGAAAGAACTGCGGCACgtaaagaaacaaatatttaccAACACAGTTGCACGGTTTGCTGCAGACCTTGCTGAAGAACTTGTTTTTGAAGGAATCATGGAAGTATGCCAGTTTTCATATCCATCGACACCTACAGCTGCGCAGCCTTCATCATTTGACTATGAAGACAAAGTGGTAAGATCCTATGCCAAAGATTTGTCTGAATCTGTCATTCAAGAGGCTTTTATTGAATTATCTCAGGTTGATGTGACCTTCACGACACAAGCAGCCATTAGTGTTTCCATGGATAATATTAAATATGTGAGTGCAGAAAGTATGTTAGAATCAACACAGACTTCCACAGTTTTGCCTAATTTTAATGATCAGGTAGCACTGAAGCCAATCCAAGATTCCAAGAAGGAATATACAGTACAACAAGCTCTGTTTTGCACCTCTGGTGTTGTAAGTTCCATACCTGTGCCCTTAGCTGGAAGAGCTCTTTGTCAAAATCAGGTTTCCTCTGATGCTTATAAAGCAAAAGCATCCTCTGGACTGGATTCTGATGACAGTATGAAAATATGCAAAGACTCCACTCATCCGTTTTTCACAAGCAGAAAGCGAGAAGATGAAGTCActtctttcagaaatatttacctGACTTCAGATCACAGCCAAAGTACTGAAAGTACTCCACCACTGTTATATAACCAAAATGataccaaacaaacaaataacagATCTGGAATGAACAGTAATGCAGAATTAACAAGTGGTTCAAAAGGTATAAACACTTTCTCTGGAACTATGGTAGATATGATAGTAAATGAAGCTTATGAAGCCATAACTTCATCTAGAGTAACAAAAGCAGTAGAAGAGtatacagatttttttacaagaaaaatagataaaaaacCTTACGTTCAATGTGTTGGTGAAGATCTCCCCAAGAATATGTTTGCAGATCACTTGGCCAAGTATGTAATCAAACAGTCTCTGGGTGAAAGTAAAACTGTGTTATGCAACACTAGTGGGAATTTAGCATGTAATGTGAGCTCACAGACTTATGCAGATATCAGTAGAAAAGAACAGTGTGTGATAAAGAAGCAAGAGGCTGAGAAAAAAAGTGATGTTTCTATGATTGTGGAACAGCAACAGATGCCTTTAAATAATCCATGTAAATTTCTTGTTACTCCAGCAGATTCTATCCAGTGTTTTTCAGAATCTAAAGATTCTCGGCAGGAACAGAAGGGACacaggttttcttcaaaatcacCACCATcttgttctgctgtgacttttGCTAGGCATGTTCTAGAGAACTTTACTGATACAGGAAACTGCTCAGTTACATGCTTAAACAAGCCCTCGAAACCCCATGATACTCAAAAACCATCATCAGGATCTTTGACTTACAGGCAGGCTGATTGTTTTCTGCATGCAAATagcttttcttcagtgatgCTTGGCAGTGAAGATGCTTTGCAGATGGAAGATAAATCAGGTCTCAAAGATGGAAATACCAGTGTAATGCCGGATACACCCCCACCAACTCCTTTAGTACCGTGTCAAGATAGTTCTGAAAGAAACCTAAGAAAACTGTCTAAGAAACTCAAGGGAGAATTAGCAAAGGAATTTGCACCTGCAACACCACCTTCTACACCATACAATCCATCCATTGCTGGTTTGTCTGAAACTGAACATGACTCTTTGGAAAATGAGGAATTTATGCTGAAACTCATGCGGTCCCTTTCTGAAAAAGTGGAAAGCAGTGAAGATGAAGATCATTCTGAAATGCCCGTTGAGAAAGAAGAGTGTTCAGAAAAAACAATTCAGTATGCAGATTGCTTAGCTAGCCATATAATTTCAATAGCCACTGAAATGGCTGCATCCCATTTAGATGGTAAAACAAATGGAAGAGAAACTGGTAGGCAGGTTCAGTTAGGTGAGCAGAACAAAAGATGTGGCTTTACTGCTTTTACAAATCTCCCAGAAGAGACGTGCAATTCTTTATGGAATTATGCAGGTGATATGGCAGGAAAAGTTATCAATGAGGCCAAGGAAATAGTGAAATCAAGGCATTGTAAACTCTGGAGATTGAAGCGGGTTAACTGTCAGGTGGATTGCCTTTATCTGAGAAAAGGTGATAAAGAGTGTGGAGTAAGAGAGCAGCGCAGTCCAGTGCAAGACCAATGGCTGGGGGAGAGAGATTCATCTGTACTTCCTTTACCACAAGGCTCAGGAATGGCGGGTTTGACTTCCAAGTACCCAAGCTGTGAAAGTGTGACTGACGAATATGCCGATCATATTATTCGAGTTTTGAAAAGAGAAGGTGGTAATGTTGAACTGTTAATGGATCAGTATGCCAGCAGGCTTGTTTACAGGTCTATCAAATCAGGCTTACAGCAAGCTGCTAGAAAAAACAAGTTGAGATACAACAGAAAGACATTTCCTGGGCCAAATACACAGGTAAATGGTAAGCTGGAGCTGATCAAAGTGGTGAATAAAGATGCAGTACATCAAACGAAAAGCAACTTTCATCGTTGTGAAGACCAAACGTGCGAAAGGGGTATCGGCACTCAGAGAACAGAATGTGCAGAGTTGTTACAGTTTTCAGAATCCCTTGCTCGCAGTATCACTtgggatgtaaggaagaaattgaaAATATCGGAAACATGTTTGCCAAAGTCTCTAACAGATTCCTGTCTGTATAAAAGGACTGAATTCGATGAAGTCACAGGGGATCTCATTAAAACACGATTTTCTAggacatttcttcctttctccccagATCATAAACTGTATCATAGTACAGgcagtttaaatgaaaactgcTACAGCGAAGGCATAATTCAAGCTATAGAACAATATGCTAAGAAAGTAGCAGATGATACTCTGGAAATGGGTTTAGAGTCAGCTGTTACTCATGtggctgaaaacagaaagaatggaGATAGGCTCTGGTATGCTGAGAGACTGTCTCCTTTTTCTGGAACTGTCTATAGATGTTGCAGTATGAAGGAACATCGATACTGTACTGAAAGTACACCTCATCATCTAGCCGTGCAAGAGTCCTCCATTCCCGTGAgacattttcttcattctggATTAGGTGGTGCCTGTCAAAAATCAAGACTGTTTCCGCTTGATATTCCTAAAATACATGTTGATGTAGAGCAGAAGACAGTGTTTTCTGACAAGGGGGCTACTGCAGCCATAGAGAAGGCAGAAGGAGAGCTGAGTTACACAAGTCTGACAGCTGACAGCGGTATTGGACAAGATGGAGTCAGTTTTGCTGAAAGCCTTACTACTGAAATAATGACATCAGCTATGACTAATATTGGTCAGGCAGTTAACATAAg CTCTGCTGGAAGAGAAGGATTTCACTCTGTTGAATCTATTGTTAGCCAGCAGATGAGTCTTAGTATTGGTGATGATAGCACTGGGAGTTGGTCCAATCTAAGTTTTGAAGATGAACATCCTGATGAGAGCAGCAGTTTTCTTCATCTCAGTGACAG TAATGGTAACAGCAGTAGCTGGAGCAGTCTTGGTTTAGAAGGGGATATGTATGAGGAGAATTTATCCTTTCCAACATCAGACAG tgatGGAACAGAAGATAAAGATGAAGACTCCAAGGATGCTGTAGAAG gTTTGGAGCAAATACGGAAGACTTTAGCAATAGCGAATATTGATCTGGAACCAAATCTAGTAGACACCCAGCTCAGAGCAGCACTTCAGTGGCTGGCAGCTTCTGAAACAGAGGTGTCCAATCTTCACTTTCATGACACTGCTACAAGGGAATTTGCCTTT